Below is a window of Anomaloglossus baeobatrachus isolate aAnoBae1 chromosome 8, aAnoBae1.hap1, whole genome shotgun sequence DNA.
TCCCCTTCTCACTCATGTAACCAAAATTATACCGGATCACACTGGGGTTCATGTGTGAGTCAGAAGTCGCCTTCACAATACAAGTTCATGGAGCAGCTGATCATAATTCCATAGACTTAAAATGTAAAGCGATTCGAACTCGCACATAAACCTCAGTGCGATTCCTGGGAATTTCGGTTACATGAGTGAGAAGAGGATTGGAGCAGCGCTGGAGTCTTTAAACTAAGCAAAATTATACCAACCATCACATTGGAAAACATTGCATTGTACTGACCTGCAGATCTCGATACGACTGTTCTTCTGCCTGGACAACCTCACAGCTGTTGCTTCACCAGCCAATATAATATCATTGTTTTCGGTCACCACGCCCATTATCACTGAGCCCAGCACCTCTCCTTGCTTTGGAGATGGCATGTAACAAATTCTCCCCGTCATAGGAGCAAAGCAAAAACTGGCATCTCCATAACTTCCATATTTCGACCTGATGCCCGATGCATTATTGCCAAGGCAAAGGAGAAGACTTGTGGTTTCCATTCCATAGCGGAGACTTAGAGACACTTGAGTAGACTTCTCAATAGTTTCCAGAGCCTGTTCAACCATGTCGTAGCACTGGGCATTACACAAGAGGATGGTGTTCCTTTTCCTAGCTTCTCGAAGGAAAGATGGGCTGATAAGTAATAACCTGACTTTTTTCAAGAGGTCAATAAGGTGTTGAGATCTTAGGTTCTTGTCATAGTTCACCCATCTTAGAACTAGGTCTAGGATGCTCTCTTCACGAGAAACGTTGAGGTCATCAGAAATTATCATGGCCATCAATTGGTCAAAGTCAACTTCTAGAATCTCCTCGTGAAGGCCAACCTCACTAAAGTGTTGATATAAGTATTTCTTGGACTTTTCTTCTAAGTCATCTGCACTTATTTGTTTGGAAAAGTAGAAGATCCCAATACAGTTGGATGCATCCATATGGTCCACCATGTATGTCTGGCACATCTTGAAGATATCATCCATCTGCATGAAATAAGCGGCGGTGGCCACTCCTTGGACAGTTAGGTTGTTGATGTAGAGTTGTGACGTGTACATGTACTCCAAGATGATGGAGACACTTCCAGCGGTGATGTCATGGAGAGTCACTTCTGTTTGGTTACATTCCACCAAGCCACAGGTGAACATGGCCCTGAAATATGGACTGAATGAGGCCAACACCACCCGATGACATGGAAACTTCTGTCCCTCAGCAACCAGGACTATATCAACCAGCTCTGCTGAGGCGCGCATCCCGTTGATATGTTCCAATAGTTTATGACTGTGTTGATGTTTACTTTTCATATCAAAGTTCGTCTCCATGATGAAAAGCAATGGGCAACCAGGATAATCACGTATCACAGGGAAAAGGTTACGTTCTGTTCAGATTATTTGTTCCAGGAGAAAATCCGGAGTTGTGAACTGGAAACAGGAATAAACATGTAAGAACGACCTTTATAATGAGGTGAATGTCAGCATGTTTAGAGACattaaaatattgaaaaatattgaTTATTTTTGCTTTCTCATCTGTGGATCAAATTGTAAGATCCGAAAAATGATCTATCATctactctatctatccatctattcttttatctatctatctacagtccctgacagaagttatgtcgcttatctatgttatgcaaataaaagcttataacctgactttaaattcatccattggttttataaattactcttttgaaagctgaaaccctcccaaatttggtttaggttatgaaaataaagttgctgcaaagttgaAATATAGATCATTTAATGAGCAAAGAAAGATCAGATTtttgcaagacaaaagttttgtcgccttgccatataatgcacccaatcctagtttacatcctcacctgtgctcactaaatgatcggttaattagtgggtgtgtataaaaagaaacccagcaccccagacgttcagtggaactgcaacttgacctctgacaacatgccaaaaaaatccaccctgcgaccaaagccttgattattgataggctgaagaccagatccactgcagaggtggctggcaccttttaatGTGTTTCAGCGTCAAgtgcaaagaattaaaaaaagatttgaagagactggagatgtttttggcaagtccaggtccggcagaccccacaagacaactgctcaagagGAAAGTTTGTTGGTTAGACAattcaaagccagcccctcttccactgcagcagagctccaacaggcctggtcacctcaagtccctgtgtcaactagaacagtgtaggattctgtctcgaaatggcctccatggtcgaatcagtgcctagaagccagcactaaacaaaaggcaaataaaaaaaatgtggcatttgccaagtcccacagcctgctaaacagatggacgctggaaaagtggcagaaggtggatttctctgatgaatcttaagttgaattacaccacagccaccgcaaatcctgcaggagacctactggagcccgtatggatccagaaaacaattaagtttggtggtggaaagatcatggtctggggttacattcagtatgggagtgtgcaaaacatttgcaaggtggaaggcaatatcaatagcctaaaatatcaagaagtattagctacctcttacattcccaatcataaaaggggtcaaattctgcagcaggatggtgctccatctcatacatccatctctacaaaaaAGTtcttcctggcaaagaagatcaaggtgctcaaggactggccagcccagtcaccagacatgaacatcattgagcatgtttggggtaggatgaaaaagGAAGCttagaagacaaaaccaaagaatctagatgaactcagggagatgtaagactgcattctttgctattcctgatgacttcatcaataaattgtatgaatcatcgttgaaccgcatggatgcagtccttcaagctcatggaagtcacacaaaatattaaatatggctctaatagcaccacaacttcattcaccaatgttatgcaacatatctttgtattagaagttaattatttgtttaaatttcacattactttctgtgggcgacaaaacttttgtcttgtcaaaatctgacctttctgtgttcaataaatgatcaatatttcagctttgcagcaactttattttcataacctaaaccaaatttgggagagtttcagctttaaaaagagtaatttatgaaaccaatggatgaatttacagtcaggttataagcttttatttacataacatggataagcgacagaacttctgtcagtgactgtatctatctatctattcttttatctatctatctatctatctatctatctatctatctatctatctatctatctatcaaccaATCTATCTatcattttatctatctatctatctatctatccctctagctatccatctattcttttagctatctatctgtccctctatctatccatccatccatctatttatccatctatcctgtTATCTTCCCATCCATATTTCCTTTTATCCATCTATCttttatctagctatccatctatctacccatTCATCCacctatccttttatctatctatccattcatctttcATTTTATCCATcaatccttttatctatctatctatccatccatccatccctccatccatccatccatccatccatctatccttttatctatccatccatccatctatccttttatctatccatccatctatccttttatctataaatccatctatctatccatccatctgtccatctataCTTTTatctctctatcatccatccatttatccagctATCCTGTTATGTACCCATCGATCTatgctttttatctatctatctatctatctatccttttatctatctatccttttatccatttatctatctatctattatctatctatccctctatctatctatctatctatctatctatccttttatctatctatctatccttttatctatctatctatctatctatcttccatccatctatctgttGAAAAAACTTTCAGACCTCCATTTATCTGTCTGTCCATCTCATATCCATCCCTCAAAAGTAAATTGTCCATGTACAGAAGGTTTTCTTCTTCTCAGATTTATCTATGTATCTTTGCCTGACCTAACAATTATCTTTTTAATGCTCAGAAATCTGCAATAACATATGGCAGCCGGCTAATAAACCCATCACAGTTTTCACCTCTTAACTAATTCTCACGAGAGATGattattttttcactttttgacAGTGCACCcgggcggatcgcacatgagatgttTCTTTTACTCTTTGTTTTTATGTTCTAATTGCTATAACGTTGCACTTATATTTCAAAAATAAATTAATACTTTGCTTTTAATGAGGCTCTGCAGTCATCCTATCTCCCTATTGAGATAAAAGGATGGCAATGTGCAGTCGCAGATAATACTGATGTGGAAGGAAAATTTCTACTAAAATGGTAAATAGAAAAGTAAACAAAGAAAGTTACTTTTTAGCTTTTATCTTTTCTGCCAATCAGTTGGGTGAGACTAGAGGTGTCGCGTGACACTCCTGCTATATGACCAGTTATAAATCCAGTTTCTTGGAGTCAAAGGGACAGAACTCAATTATATTAGCACCATAAATTGCAATTATGGTGGCTTTTAGGTGGGCACAACAGAGTCCATAGGTGTAACggctgacagacagtcctgtggtgtctggctgtggaaggtcgcagtgtttgcctacacaaactgctccctgaccttctattcttcctgctgtggtctaaatggtatcctatgtatcttctctgcttggggttaatcccgtttgtttaggaccctgcggatatcctcacctttacgctgttaatcatcatcacttcccgttgtgtccttaaataccaacatttccccttggtgtttgctggtgatagagttatattcctatacaggccttggatgcaagcagccggctggtattcatctgaagaaacgttTTCTCCCAGAATCATCCTGAAGATCAGTTATTTGTTTACTTCCCgctgtttgtgctccctgtgtcttctttagagcttagtgggtttGACTAAGTGCTcaccccatccgttccctaccttaaggcccagtcacactaaacaacttacctgcgatcccaacaacgatacaacctgatagggatcgctggtaagttgctaggaggtcgctggagagatgtcacactaagcgacgctccagcgatcccaccagcaacctgacctggcagagatcgctggagcgtcgctacatgggttgctggtgagctgtcacacaggcagatctcaccagcaaccagtgaccagcccccagcgccgcgtagaagcgatactgcgcttggtaactaaggtaaatatcaggtaaccaacccgatatttaccttggttaccagcgcacaccgcttagcactggctccctgcacacctagccacagtacacatcgggttaattacccgatgtgtactctgctacgtgtgcaggcagcaggagccggcttctgcggacgctggtaactacggtaaacatcgggtaaccaagaagcccttaccttggttacccgatatttaccttcgttaccagcgtccgccgctctcacactgtcagtgccggctcctgttccctgcacgcctagccacagtacacatggggttaattacccgatgtgtagtctggctatgtgtgcagagagcaggagccggcgctggcagctgagagcggcggatgctggtaacaaaggtaaataacgggtaaccaagctaagggcttcttggttacccgatgtttactgtggttaccagcgtccgcagaagccggctcctgctgcctgcacatttagttgttgctctgtcgctgtcacacacagcgatgtgcgcttcacagcgggagagcaacaactaaaaaatggcccaggacattcagcaacaaccaacaacctcacagcaggggccgggttgttgctggatgtcacacacagcgacatcactagcaacatcgctgctacgtcacaaaagtcgttccttagcagcgatgttgctag
It encodes the following:
- the KBTBD12 gene encoding kelch repeat and BTB domain-containing protein 12 — protein: METNFDMKSKHQHSHKLLEHINGMRASAELVDIVLVAEGQKFPCHRVVLASFSPYFRAMFTCGLVECNQTEVTLHDITAGSVSIILEYMYTSQLYINNLTVQGVATAAYFMQMDDIFKMCQTYMVDHMDASNCIGIFYFSKQISADDLEEKSKKYLYQHFSEVGLHEEILEVDFDQLMAMIISDDLNVSREESILDLVLRWVNYDKNLRSQHLIDLLKKVRLLLISPSFLREARKRNTILLCNAQCYDMVEQALETIEKSTQVSLSLRYGMETTSLLLCLGNNASGIRSKYGSYGDASFCFAPMTGRICYMPSPKQGEVLGSVIMGVVTENNDIILAGEATAVRLSRQKNSRIEICRYHNRGNYCWEKLCTAEYRELYALGTVHNDLYIIGGQMKLKNHYVVTNCVEKYLPDTDTWRSVAPLPLPLACHAVVTLNNKLYVMGGWTLQTDHLDDEPDRLSHRLLQYDPVTDKWKLLAPMNYSKYRFSIAVVDGEIFVLGGIGCIGPDKGQARKCLDAVEIYNVDGNFWREGPPMPYPLLTLRSHASSAGAVDGKLYVCGGYRGADRHEVITKEILELNPWENQWNTVCTHAPMHDSYDICLVARLNPRDLIPPPRDLLGR